One region of Streptomyces leeuwenhoekii genomic DNA includes:
- a CDS encoding DMT family transporter — translation MADVLPRTTPAASGSASSSGSASSSGSASSGPPETSPAPGAAASVLGTALAALATVVWSGSFVTARALHDSVPPVQQAFWRWLVALAVVAPFGARQAWRQRRLIRRHLGFVVLAALLGVTVYNTLVNQAGTTTSAANMSMIMAASPVLMAVFERAGGVRLGGRRVAGLLIACAGVLLLIGRDGARFSAGDLWMVAAACCFGSYSALLRRKPAGLGGAAFLFTTFLFGTALLLPAQGASLVLQGGFTPAAGTVLPLLYVGIASSAVAFFAWNRAIALVGPSRAGVVYHLQPVCAALLSWALLAEPVGWAQAGCMALILGGVVLGARR, via the coding sequence GTGGCCGACGTCCTGCCCAGGACCACCCCCGCCGCCTCCGGCTCCGCCTCGTCTTCCGGCTCCGCCTCGTCTTCCGGCTCCGCCTCGTCCGGCCCGCCGGAGACCTCCCCGGCCCCTGGTGCGGCCGCCTCCGTCCTCGGTACCGCCCTCGCCGCCCTCGCCACGGTCGTCTGGTCCGGCTCGTTCGTCACCGCCCGCGCCCTGCACGACAGCGTCCCGCCCGTGCAGCAGGCGTTCTGGCGCTGGCTGGTCGCGCTCGCGGTGGTCGCCCCGTTCGGCGCGCGGCAGGCATGGCGGCAGCGGCGGCTGATCCGGCGCCACCTCGGCTTCGTCGTCCTGGCCGCCCTGCTGGGCGTCACCGTCTACAACACCCTCGTCAACCAGGCCGGAACGACCACCTCCGCCGCCAACATGAGCATGATCATGGCCGCGTCGCCGGTGCTGATGGCGGTCTTCGAACGGGCCGGCGGCGTCCGGCTCGGCGGCCGCCGGGTCGCCGGGCTGCTCATCGCCTGCGCCGGAGTCCTGCTGCTGATCGGCCGGGACGGCGCCCGCTTCTCGGCCGGTGACCTGTGGATGGTCGCCGCCGCCTGCTGCTTCGGCTCGTACAGCGCCCTGCTGCGCCGCAAGCCGGCCGGACTGGGCGGCGCCGCCTTCCTGTTCACCACCTTCCTCTTCGGCACCGCGCTGCTGCTGCCCGCCCAGGGCGCGAGCCTCGTGCTGCAGGGCGGTTTCACCCCGGCCGCCGGGACGGTCCTGCCCCTGCTGTACGTCGGGATCGCTTCCTCGGCGGTCGCCTTCTTCGCCTGGAACCGGGCGATCGCCCTGGTCGGCCCGAGCCGCGCGGGAGTCGTCTACCACCTCCAGCCGGTGTGCGCGGCCCTGCTGTCCTGGGCGCTGCTGGCCGAGCCCGTCGGCTGGGCGCAGGCCGGGTGCATGGCGCTCATCCTGGGCGGGGTCGTCCTGGGGGCGCGCCGCTGA
- a CDS encoding LysR family transcriptional regulator, with protein sequence MTEWDLRKLHILRTLRERETVTATAEALRMTPSAVSQQLTNLSRHLGVDLLRAQGRRVRLTDAARLVLRHAEAVFERLERADAELAAYLRGEVGEVRVGAFSTAVPALVVPAVTALRATHPGVEVRLREAEAQEAYELLAGGEVDLALSLAAQAPSAADPRFTVLPLLADPLDVALPQDHPLARAEGLRLADLAAEPWIFGGSGPWSDITRGACEAAGFSPVQGHSAAGWTAILAMVEAGMGVALVPRMAAVRRDGVVMRELSADRPVRHVVAAVRKGAERGTAVGRVVAALRAVPAVARGGPQDPSAAEPG encoded by the coding sequence ATGACCGAGTGGGACCTCCGCAAGCTGCACATCCTGCGCACCCTGCGCGAACGCGAGACCGTCACCGCGACGGCCGAGGCGCTGCGGATGACGCCGTCGGCGGTGTCCCAGCAACTGACCAACCTCTCCCGGCATCTCGGCGTGGACCTGCTCCGGGCGCAGGGGCGGCGGGTGCGGCTGACGGACGCGGCCCGGCTGGTGCTGCGGCACGCCGAGGCGGTGTTCGAGCGGCTGGAGCGGGCCGACGCCGAGCTGGCGGCCTACCTCCGGGGGGAGGTCGGCGAGGTGCGGGTCGGGGCCTTCTCCACCGCCGTGCCCGCCCTCGTCGTGCCGGCCGTGACAGCGCTGCGGGCGACGCACCCCGGCGTCGAGGTGCGCCTGCGCGAGGCGGAGGCGCAGGAGGCGTACGAGCTGCTGGCCGGCGGGGAGGTGGACCTCGCCCTGTCGCTGGCGGCCCAGGCGCCCAGCGCCGCCGACCCGCGCTTCACCGTGCTGCCGCTGCTCGCCGACCCGCTGGACGTCGCCCTGCCGCAGGACCATCCACTGGCCCGCGCGGAGGGGCTGCGGCTGGCCGACCTCGCCGCCGAGCCGTGGATCTTCGGTGGCAGCGGGCCCTGGTCCGACATCACGCGGGGGGCCTGCGAGGCGGCCGGCTTCAGCCCCGTCCAGGGCCACTCCGCGGCCGGGTGGACGGCGATCCTGGCCATGGTGGAGGCGGGCATGGGCGTGGCCCTGGTGCCGCGCATGGCGGCCGTGCGGCGGGACGGCGTGGTGATGCGGGAGCTGTCCGCGGACCGCCCGGTCCGGCACGTGGTCGCCGCGGTCCGCAAAGGGGCGGAGCGGGGGACGGCGGTGGGCAGGGTGGTGGCGGCGCTGCGGGCCGTGCCGGCCGTGGCCCGCGGCGGCCCTCAGGACCCCTCGGCCGCGGAACCGGGATAG
- a CDS encoding putative quinol monooxygenase, with protein MTTPHKPLSLYAFLRPRPERADEVRRILTSFVEPTRQEEGNLQYHLHEHEDGRFFLYEVWRSQEDLDRHNALPHLRAFLDHLPDYLEGSPEGYFDTMLSPYPGSAAEGS; from the coding sequence ATGACGACACCGCACAAGCCGCTCTCGCTCTACGCCTTCCTGCGCCCCCGGCCGGAACGGGCCGACGAGGTCCGGCGCATCCTGACCTCCTTCGTGGAACCCACCCGGCAGGAGGAGGGGAACCTCCAGTACCACCTGCACGAGCACGAGGACGGCCGGTTCTTCCTCTACGAGGTCTGGCGCTCCCAGGAGGATCTGGACCGGCACAACGCCCTCCCCCACCTGCGGGCCTTCCTGGACCATCTGCCGGACTACCTCGAGGGCTCGCCGGAGGGCTACTTCGACACCATGCTGAGCCCCTATCCCGGTTCCGCGGCCGAGGGGTCCTGA
- a CDS encoding MerR family transcriptional regulator: protein MRIGELARLTGVSVRLLRYYEEQGLLTSQRAGGGHRHYTADAVATVARIRALLAAGLPTKVIRDVLPCAVGDGPEVDACVQDLLRKQLHDLDARIAELRAARASLGDLLEASERASGAVRAPA from the coding sequence ATGAGGATCGGTGAGCTGGCGCGGCTGACGGGCGTGAGCGTCCGGCTGCTGCGCTACTACGAGGAACAGGGCCTGCTCACCTCTCAGCGGGCGGGCGGCGGCCACCGCCACTACACGGCCGACGCCGTCGCCACGGTCGCCCGGATCCGCGCCCTGCTGGCCGCGGGCCTCCCGACGAAGGTCATCCGCGACGTCCTGCCGTGCGCCGTCGGGGACGGCCCGGAGGTCGACGCCTGCGTCCAGGACCTGCTGCGGAAACAACTCCATGACCTGGACGCCCGCATCGCCGAGCTGCGGGCGGCCCGGGCGTCGCTCGGCGACCTGCTGGAGGCCTCCGAGCGGGCGTCCGGTGCGGTGCGCGCGCCGGCCTGA
- the pepN gene encoding aminopeptidase N produces MPGTNLTREEAQQRAKLLTVDSYEIELDLSGAQEGDTFPSVTTVRFDVAEEGAETFIDLVAPAVREVTLNGDPLDPAEVFRDSRIALPGLLKGRNVLRVAADCAYTNTGEGLHKFVDPVDDQAYLYTQFEVPDARRVFASFEQPDLKATFRFTVKAPEGWTVISNSPTPEPRDNVWSFAPTPRISTYITALIVGPYHSVHSVYEKDGRTVPLGIYCRPSLAEHLDSDAIFEVTRQGFDWFQEKFDYAYPFEKYDQLFVPEFNAGAMENAGAVTIRDQYVFRSKVTDAAYEVRAETILHELAHMWFGDLVTMEWWNDLWLNESFATYTSIACQAAAPGSRWPHSWTTFANSMKTWAYRQDQLPSTHPIMADIRDLDDVLVNFDGITYAKGASVLKQLVAYVGEDEFFRGVQAYFKRHAFGNTRLSDLLGALEETSGRDLKTWSKAWLETAGINILRPEIETDGEEGTGTITSFAIRQEAPALPAGAKGEPTLRPHRIAVGFYDLDGEGRLVRVERAELDVDGELTAVPQLVGKRRPAVVLLNDDDLSYAKVRLDERSLAQVTEHLGDFTESLPRALCWASAWDMTRDGELATRDYLSLVLSGIGKESDIGVVQSLHRQVKLAVDLYADPAARETLLARWTEAALTHLRTAEPGGDHQLAWARAFAATARTPEQLDLLEGLLDGSRSVEGLAVDTELRWAFVQRLAAVGRFGEEEIAAEYARDKTAAGERHAATARAARPTPEAKAEAWASVVESDKLPNAVQEAVISGFVQTDQRELLAPYTERYFEVLKGVWESRSHEIAQQIAVGLYPSVQVTQDTLDRTDAWLASAEPNAALRRLVSESRAGVERALRAQAADAAAASA; encoded by the coding sequence GTGCCTGGCACAAACCTGACTCGCGAAGAGGCGCAGCAGCGGGCGAAGCTGCTCACCGTTGACTCGTACGAGATCGAGCTCGATCTCTCCGGCGCGCAGGAGGGCGACACCTTCCCGTCCGTGACCACCGTGCGCTTCGACGTCGCCGAGGAAGGCGCGGAGACGTTCATCGACCTGGTGGCGCCGGCCGTGCGGGAGGTGACCCTCAACGGGGACCCGCTCGACCCCGCCGAGGTCTTCCGGGACTCCCGGATCGCCCTGCCCGGCCTGCTCAAGGGCCGCAACGTCCTGCGGGTGGCCGCCGACTGCGCGTACACCAACACCGGTGAGGGCCTGCACAAGTTCGTCGACCCGGTCGACGACCAGGCGTACCTGTACACGCAGTTCGAGGTGCCGGACGCCCGCCGGGTCTTCGCCAGCTTCGAGCAGCCGGACCTGAAGGCGACCTTCCGGTTCACCGTGAAGGCGCCCGAGGGCTGGACGGTCATCTCCAACTCGCCCACGCCCGAGCCCAGGGACAACGTCTGGTCCTTCGCGCCGACGCCGCGGATCTCGACGTACATCACGGCCCTGATCGTCGGCCCGTACCACTCGGTGCACAGCGTGTACGAGAAGGACGGCCGCACCGTCCCGCTCGGCATCTACTGCCGTCCCTCGCTCGCCGAGCACCTCGACTCCGACGCGATCTTCGAGGTGACCCGGCAGGGCTTCGACTGGTTCCAGGAGAAGTTCGACTACGCCTACCCGTTCGAGAAGTACGACCAGCTCTTCGTGCCGGAGTTCAACGCGGGCGCGATGGAGAACGCGGGCGCGGTGACCATCCGCGACCAGTACGTCTTCCGCTCGAAGGTGACGGACGCGGCGTACGAGGTGCGGGCGGAGACGATCCTGCACGAGCTGGCCCACATGTGGTTCGGCGACCTGGTCACCATGGAGTGGTGGAACGACCTGTGGCTGAACGAGTCGTTCGCCACGTACACCTCCATCGCCTGCCAGGCCGCCGCGCCCGGCTCGCGCTGGCCGCACTCGTGGACCACGTTCGCCAACTCCATGAAGACCTGGGCGTACCGGCAGGACCAGCTTCCCTCCACGCACCCGATCATGGCGGACATCCGCGACCTGGACGACGTGCTGGTCAACTTCGACGGCATCACGTACGCCAAGGGCGCCTCGGTGCTGAAGCAGCTCGTCGCCTACGTCGGCGAGGACGAGTTCTTCCGGGGCGTGCAGGCGTACTTCAAGCGGCACGCCTTCGGCAACACGCGCCTGTCGGACCTGCTGGGCGCCCTGGAGGAGACCTCCGGCCGCGATCTGAAGACCTGGTCGAAGGCGTGGCTGGAGACGGCCGGGATCAACATCCTGCGTCCCGAGATCGAGACGGACGGCGAGGAAGGGACGGGGACCATCACCTCGTTCGCGATCCGCCAGGAGGCCCCGGCGCTGCCCGCCGGCGCCAAGGGCGAGCCGACGCTGCGCCCGCACCGGATCGCGGTCGGCTTCTACGACCTGGACGGCGAGGGCAGGCTGGTGCGCGTCGAGCGCGCCGAGCTGGACGTGGACGGCGAGCTGACGGCCGTACCGCAGCTCGTCGGCAAGCGCCGTCCGGCGGTGGTGCTGCTCAACGACGACGACCTGTCCTACGCCAAGGTGCGCCTGGACGAGCGGTCGCTGGCCCAGGTCACCGAGCACCTCGGGGACTTCACGGAGTCGCTGCCGCGGGCCCTGTGCTGGGCGTCGGCCTGGGACATGACCCGGGACGGGGAGCTGGCCACCCGCGACTACCTGTCCCTGGTGCTGTCCGGCATCGGCAAGGAGTCCGACATCGGCGTGGTGCAGTCGCTGCACCGCCAGGTGAAGCTGGCCGTCGACCTGTACGCCGACCCGGCGGCCCGCGAGACGCTGCTGGCCCGCTGGACGGAGGCGGCGCTCACCCATCTGCGCACCGCCGAGCCGGGCGGCGACCACCAGCTCGCCTGGGCGCGGGCGTTCGCCGCGACGGCCCGCACCCCGGAGCAGCTCGACCTGCTGGAGGGCCTGCTGGACGGGTCGCGGTCGGTCGAGGGCCTGGCCGTCGACACCGAGCTGCGCTGGGCGTTCGTGCAGCGGCTCGCCGCGGTGGGCCGCTTCGGCGAGGAGGAGATCGCCGCGGAGTACGCGCGCGACAAGACCGCCGCCGGTGAGCGCCACGCGGCCACCGCCCGGGCGGCCCGCCCGACCCCGGAGGCCAAGGCGGAGGCGTGGGCGTCGGTCGTGGAGTCCGACAAGCTGCCCAACGCGGTGCAGGAGGCGGTCATCTCCGGCTTCGTCCAGACCGACCAGCGCGAGCTGCTGGCGCCGTACACGGAGCGCTACTTCGAGGTGCTGAAGGGCGTCTGGGAGTCCCGCTCGCACGAGATCGCCCAGCAGATCGCGGTCGGCCTGTACCCGTCGGTGCAGGTCACGCAGGACACGCTGGACCGGACGGACGCCTGGCTGGCCTCGGCCGAGCCGAACGCGGCCCTGCGGCGGCTGGTCTCCGAGTCCCGCGCGGGCGTGGAGCGCGCCCTGCGCGCGCAGGCGGCGGACGCGGCGGCCGCGTCCGCCTAG
- a CDS encoding IS701 family transposase gives MSAIREAGRGQDGHSALAAFSRHLFGHLPRADQQRWGHLYLHGLLATPGKKSLRRMAETVTSSPTTASQSLQQFVNASPWGWEAPRAELLRWADQRMQTHAWTLAPTVLPKRGDHSVGVHRRFVREQGRTVNCQLGVAFFLAGGDGHVPVDWRLHLPERWASDEVVRRRARIPEQARPQPLWSQALELVETLAARPGVVPAPVVADLTTVTDVRPLVERLASRGQGFVLAVDGQLPLTPSLRAARPVRESAAPVSARQLLLQGAARHPDVAMMPGPDGRPRRLQIASSPAEIPGLRPAGGRASFPGRVFATWDPARQRLGRIWLTNLTDRRMSELLGLTGLHSGSLATVTTLGERYGLLDFEGRSFPGWHRHMTLVSAAYAYALLSDAPAVSPVLWREAA, from the coding sequence GTGTCAGCGATTCGAGAAGCCGGGAGAGGGCAGGACGGTCACTCGGCGCTCGCCGCGTTCAGCCGCCACCTGTTCGGACATCTGCCGCGGGCCGACCAGCAGCGGTGGGGGCACCTGTACCTGCACGGCCTGCTGGCCACGCCGGGCAAGAAGTCGCTGCGCCGCATGGCCGAGACGGTCACCTCGTCGCCCACGACGGCATCGCAGTCGCTCCAGCAGTTCGTCAACGCCAGCCCCTGGGGCTGGGAGGCGCCCCGGGCGGAGCTGCTGCGCTGGGCGGACCAGCGGATGCAGACGCACGCCTGGACCCTGGCCCCGACCGTGCTGCCCAAGCGCGGCGACCACTCCGTCGGAGTCCACCGCCGCTTCGTCCGTGAGCAGGGCCGCACCGTCAACTGCCAGCTCGGCGTGGCGTTCTTCCTCGCGGGCGGGGACGGGCACGTCCCCGTCGACTGGCGTCTGCATCTGCCCGAGCGCTGGGCGAGCGACGAGGTGGTCCGGCGCCGGGCGCGCATCCCCGAGCAGGCGCGTCCGCAGCCGCTGTGGTCGCAGGCGCTGGAACTGGTCGAGACGCTGGCCGCCCGGCCCGGCGTGGTCCCCGCACCCGTGGTCGCCGACCTGACCACGGTGACGGACGTGCGTCCCCTGGTCGAGCGGCTGGCTAGCCGCGGTCAGGGGTTCGTCCTGGCCGTCGACGGGCAGCTCCCCCTCACCCCCTCGCTGCGTGCCGCCCGGCCCGTGCGCGAGTCCGCGGCGCCCGTCTCGGCCCGTCAGCTCCTGCTCCAGGGCGCCGCCCGGCACCCGGACGTGGCCATGATGCCCGGACCGGACGGACGGCCCCGCCGCCTGCAGATCGCCTCGAGCCCGGCCGAGATACCCGGCCTGCGCCCCGCGGGCGGCCGGGCGTCCTTCCCGGGCCGGGTGTTCGCCACCTGGGACCCGGCCCGCCAGCGCCTCGGCCGGATCTGGCTCACCAATCTCACCGACCGCCGGATGAGCGAACTGCTGGGCCTCACCGGCCTGCACTCCGGCAGCCTCGCCACGGTGACCACCCTGGGCGAGCGGTACGGCCTGCTCGACTTCGAGGGCCGGTCCTTCCCGGGCTGGCACCGCCACATGACCCTCGTCTCGGCCGCGTACGCCTACGCCCTGCTGTCGGACGCCCCGGCCGTCTCCCCCGTCCTGTGGCGGGAGGCCGCCTGA
- a CDS encoding TetR/AcrR family transcriptional regulator — protein MQQRAARTQEALIHAAAEEFDRRGYEGASLARISKGAQASMGALTFHFRTKADLARAVCAEGRKTLAPVVRGFTGETGSPLQTLAGLTAALVRLMERDVVVRAAVRLERDGPREAAEGELAGEWVPALRMLLERAAEAGELRPDAPPVTVAALLTWLVEGSWVEIGRAGARLPGAPGRTAPEDVWDLVLYGVSGAGRPGLAGETRR, from the coding sequence ATGCAGCAGAGAGCCGCTCGGACCCAGGAGGCGCTGATCCACGCGGCGGCGGAGGAGTTCGACCGCCGCGGGTACGAGGGTGCCTCCCTCGCCCGGATCAGCAAGGGTGCGCAGGCTTCGATGGGTGCGCTGACCTTCCACTTCCGCACCAAGGCAGACCTGGCCCGCGCCGTGTGCGCGGAGGGCCGCAAGACGCTCGCCCCGGTGGTGCGGGGGTTCACCGGCGAAACCGGCTCGCCCCTGCAGACGCTCGCCGGGCTGACCGCCGCCCTCGTGCGGCTGATGGAACGCGACGTCGTCGTCCGGGCCGCGGTGCGCCTGGAGCGCGACGGCCCGCGGGAGGCGGCGGAGGGCGAACTGGCCGGGGAATGGGTGCCCGCGCTGCGGATGCTGCTGGAACGGGCCGCCGAGGCCGGTGAGTTGCGGCCGGACGCGCCGCCGGTCACCGTGGCCGCGCTGCTCACCTGGCTGGTGGAGGGAAGCTGGGTGGAGATCGGGCGGGCCGGCGCCCGGCTCCCCGGAGCGCCGGGGCGGACCGCGCCGGAGGACGTCTGGGACCTCGTGCTGTACGGGGTGAGCGGGGCGGGACGGCCGGGGCTCGCCGGCGAGACGCGTCGCTGA
- a CDS encoding MFS transporter: MFDAPRPPVAPPSPGPADPPARIGLCTAVVALGGLLFGFDTGVISGALLFIRTDFGLNSFEEGAVISALLLGAAVGALGSGRPADRFGRKKVLVAIALTFTAGLLAAVLADGFPALVAARAVLGLAVGSASTVVPLYLAEIAPPRLRGRLVTANQILLTVGILVSYLINLAYADSADWRAMFAVGLIPSVAMVVGTLAIPESPEWLRTRATAGAAPVPPAPGRRPAPPRPSAGLLSPAARPALVIGVTLAAAQQFGGINSIIYYAPSIMSRAGLPAANSITYSVVIGTVNVLMTIAAVPLIDRAGRRPLLLSSLAGMAFSLVALGVALGLPSSPAANVTALVFMVTYVASFAIGLGPVFWILAAELFPPESRARGGAVCALVNWAANFVVGQMFLPAADLVGESWVFWFFAAVSTAAVVFVLRTVPETKNRSLAEVQRELAARSARPAGDRLTARTPMPSARG; this comes from the coding sequence ATGTTCGACGCTCCCCGCCCGCCCGTCGCGCCGCCCTCACCGGGCCCCGCCGATCCGCCCGCCCGGATCGGGCTGTGCACGGCGGTGGTCGCGCTCGGCGGGCTGCTGTTCGGATTCGACACCGGGGTGATCTCGGGGGCGCTGCTGTTCATCCGGACCGACTTCGGCCTGAACTCGTTCGAGGAGGGCGCCGTGATCTCGGCGCTGCTGCTCGGCGCCGCCGTCGGCGCGCTGGGCAGCGGGCGCCCCGCGGACCGGTTCGGCCGCAAGAAGGTGCTGGTCGCGATCGCGCTGACCTTCACCGCGGGGCTGCTCGCCGCCGTCCTGGCCGACGGCTTCCCGGCCCTGGTCGCGGCCCGGGCGGTGCTCGGGCTCGCGGTGGGCAGCGCCTCCACCGTCGTACCGCTGTACCTGGCCGAGATCGCCCCGCCCCGGTTGCGCGGACGGCTGGTCACCGCCAATCAGATCCTGCTGACGGTGGGCATCCTGGTGTCCTACCTCATCAACCTGGCCTACGCCGACAGCGCCGACTGGCGGGCCATGTTCGCCGTCGGGCTCATCCCGTCGGTCGCGATGGTGGTGGGCACCCTGGCGATCCCGGAGAGCCCCGAATGGCTGCGCACCCGCGCCACCGCGGGCGCCGCACCGGTCCCTCCCGCCCCCGGCCGGCGGCCCGCCCCGCCCCGGCCGTCCGCCGGGCTGCTGTCCCCCGCGGCCCGGCCCGCCCTGGTGATCGGGGTGACGCTGGCCGCGGCGCAGCAGTTCGGCGGCATCAACAGCATCATCTACTACGCGCCCAGCATCATGTCGCGGGCGGGTCTGCCCGCGGCCAACTCGATCACGTACTCGGTGGTGATCGGCACCGTCAACGTGCTGATGACGATCGCGGCCGTGCCGCTGATCGACCGGGCCGGCCGGCGTCCGCTGCTGCTGTCCTCGCTGGCCGGGATGGCCTTCTCGCTGGTGGCCCTGGGCGTGGCGCTCGGGCTGCCGTCGAGTCCGGCGGCCAATGTGACGGCCCTGGTGTTCATGGTGACCTACGTGGCCTCGTTCGCCATCGGGCTCGGGCCGGTCTTCTGGATCCTGGCGGCGGAGCTCTTCCCGCCGGAGAGCCGGGCGCGCGGCGGGGCGGTGTGCGCGCTGGTGAACTGGGCGGCCAACTTCGTGGTGGGCCAGATGTTCCTGCCGGCCGCGGACCTCGTCGGGGAGAGCTGGGTGTTCTGGTTCTTCGCGGCGGTGTCGACCGCCGCCGTGGTCTTCGTCCTGCGCACGGTGCCCGAGACCAAGAACCGCTCGCTGGCCGAGGTGCAGCGGGAACTGGCGGCCCGGTCCGCACGCCCGGCCGGCGACCGCCTCACCGCGCGGACGCCGATGCCGTCGGCGCGGGGCTGA
- a CDS encoding dihydrolipoamide acetyltransferase family protein, which translates to MTDTLQRYREFRMPDVGEGLRDAEIIRWLVAPGDTVEDGQPVCEVETAKASVELPVPFAGVVRDLCFPEGATVAVGTPIITVDTLPRAADAEAPAPAASPADTAGQQGRTPVLVGYGAAPAAPVRRARRRAGTAPAAAAPAAPALPLAKPPVRKLAKELGVDLAAVVPTGPRGDITRADVEALAPGGDRPAASPAPPAAPAPAPAQAADEIRIPVTGVRRATARAMVASAFTAPHVTEFVTVDVTRTMKLIDRLKRHPDMAGRRVGPLLMAARAFTLAVRRHPEINASWDEERQEIVRKRRINLGIAAATPRGLLVPVVEDAGHRTLPDLATALDELVTTAREGRTPPAALRGGTVTLTNIGVFGVDTGTPILNPGESAILALGTIAPRPWVHRGRVVPRQVTTLALSFDHRLVDGDLGSRVLADTAALLHDPDLLITRA; encoded by the coding sequence ATGACGGACACCCTTCAGCGCTACCGGGAGTTCCGGATGCCCGACGTGGGCGAGGGACTGCGGGACGCGGAGATCATCCGCTGGCTGGTCGCGCCCGGTGACACGGTCGAAGACGGCCAGCCCGTGTGCGAGGTGGAGACGGCCAAGGCCAGTGTCGAACTGCCGGTGCCGTTCGCGGGCGTGGTGCGCGACCTGTGCTTCCCGGAGGGGGCCACGGTCGCCGTCGGCACGCCCATCATCACCGTCGACACCCTCCCGCGGGCCGCGGACGCCGAGGCCCCCGCGCCGGCCGCGTCCCCCGCGGACACGGCCGGCCAGCAGGGCCGCACGCCCGTGCTGGTCGGCTACGGTGCCGCTCCGGCGGCACCCGTCCGGCGGGCCCGGCGCCGGGCCGGCACCGCCCCGGCCGCGGCCGCCCCGGCCGCACCCGCCCTGCCGCTGGCCAAGCCGCCGGTGCGCAAGCTGGCCAAGGAGCTGGGCGTGGACCTGGCGGCGGTGGTGCCCACCGGGCCGCGCGGGGACATCACCCGTGCGGACGTCGAGGCCCTGGCCCCCGGCGGGGACCGGCCGGCCGCCTCCCCGGCACCTCCCGCCGCGCCCGCGCCCGCACCCGCGCAGGCGGCCGACGAGATCCGGATCCCGGTCACCGGCGTGCGCCGGGCCACCGCGCGCGCCATGGTGGCCAGCGCCTTCACCGCGCCGCATGTGACGGAGTTCGTCACCGTCGACGTCACCCGCACCATGAAGCTGATCGACCGGCTCAAGCGGCACCCGGACATGGCGGGGCGGCGGGTCGGTCCCCTGCTGATGGCCGCGCGGGCGTTCACGCTGGCGGTGCGGCGCCACCCGGAGATCAACGCCTCGTGGGACGAGGAGCGCCAGGAGATCGTGCGCAAGCGCCGGATCAACCTGGGCATCGCGGCGGCCACGCCGCGCGGGCTGCTGGTGCCGGTCGTCGAGGACGCCGGCCACCGCACGCTGCCCGATCTCGCCACCGCGCTGGACGAGCTGGTGACCACCGCCCGCGAGGGCCGGACCCCGCCCGCCGCGCTGCGCGGCGGCACCGTGACGCTCACCAACATCGGCGTCTTCGGCGTCGACACCGGCACGCCGATCCTCAACCCGGGCGAGTCGGCCATCCTCGCCCTCGGCACCATCGCGCCGCGCCCCTGGGTGCACCGCGGCCGGGTCGTCCCGCGTCAGGTCACCACGCTGGCCCTCTCCTTCGACCACCGCCTGGTCGACGGCGATCTCGGTTCCCGCGTCCTGGCGGACACCGCGGCCCTGCTGCACGACCCGGACCTGCTCATCACCCGGGCCTGA
- a CDS encoding alpha-ketoacid dehydrogenase subunit beta — MAATRMTLVAALNEALRSVLADDPRTLVMGEDVGRLGGVFRVTDGLQKDFGEGRVIDTPLAESGIVGTAIGLALRGYRPIVEIQFDGFVFPGYDQIVTQLAKMHARSRGRIRLPVVIRIPYGGGIGAVEHHSESPEALFAHVAGVRVMSPATPGDAYWMLREAVRCDDPVIFFEPKRRYYDKGEVDVDPAAGERQPPAHTARVVRPGSDLTLAAYGPMVRTCLDAAEVAAEEGRDLEVVDLRSISPVDFDTVERSVRRTGRLVVAHEAPVFFGAGAEIAAHVAEHCFYHLSAPVLRVGAYHTPYPPSRLEEEYLPGIDRVLDAVDQALAH, encoded by the coding sequence ATGGCGGCGACGCGTATGACCCTGGTGGCGGCCCTCAACGAGGCGCTGCGGTCGGTCCTGGCGGACGACCCCAGGACGCTCGTCATGGGCGAGGACGTCGGCCGGCTCGGCGGGGTCTTCCGGGTGACCGACGGACTGCAGAAGGACTTCGGCGAGGGCCGCGTGATCGACACGCCGCTGGCCGAGTCCGGCATCGTCGGCACGGCGATCGGCCTGGCGCTGCGCGGCTACCGGCCGATCGTGGAGATCCAGTTCGACGGCTTCGTCTTCCCCGGGTACGACCAGATCGTCACCCAGCTCGCGAAGATGCACGCCCGCTCGCGGGGCCGCATCCGGCTGCCCGTCGTGATCCGCATCCCCTACGGCGGCGGGATCGGCGCCGTGGAGCACCACTCGGAGTCGCCCGAGGCGCTGTTCGCGCATGTGGCGGGCGTCCGCGTGATGTCACCGGCGACGCCCGGCGACGCGTACTGGATGCTCCGGGAGGCGGTGCGCTGCGACGACCCGGTGATCTTCTTCGAGCCCAAGCGGCGCTACTACGACAAGGGCGAGGTCGACGTCGACCCGGCCGCCGGCGAGCGTCAGCCGCCCGCGCACACCGCCCGCGTGGTGCGGCCGGGCAGCGACCTCACCCTCGCCGCCTACGGGCCGATGGTGCGCACCTGCCTGGACGCGGCCGAGGTGGCCGCGGAGGAGGGCCGCGACCTGGAGGTCGTCGACCTGCGGTCGATCTCGCCGGTCGACTTCGACACCGTGGAGCGCTCGGTGCGCCGGACCGGGCGGCTCGTGGTCGCGCACGAGGCGCCGGTCTTCTTCGGCGCGGGCGCGGAGATCGCCGCCCATGTCGCCGAGCACTGCTTCTACCACCTGTCGGCGCCCGTCCTGCGGGTCGGCGCCTACCACACGCCCTATCCGCCCTCCCGGCTGGAGGAGGAGTACCTCCCCGGGATCGACCGCGTGCTCGACGCGGTCGACCAGGCGCTGGCCCACTGA